Proteins from one Gossypium raimondii isolate GPD5lz chromosome 8, ASM2569854v1, whole genome shotgun sequence genomic window:
- the LOC105793421 gene encoding uncharacterized protein LOC105793421: MCKRFEEGLNEEIKLLIGILEIREFATLAERAYKAEKLSKEKKQAEREARVFSKRSMEKSQFSASKKLKKYQDRFTSTTGYSGRKRGFQRTNPRPSTLSVTSVGSVGTPKLRCQYCNKTHFGECRLKSGACYRCGSFDHFLKDCPEMGEKEAEQTSRLSNLVSRGRPPRPSGDVGGSR; this comes from the coding sequence ATGTGCAAACGATTTGAAGAAGGGTTGAATGAAGAGATTAAGCTACTGATCGGAATTCTTGAAATCCGAGAGTTTGCTACCCTTGCAGAGCGAGCTTATAAAGCAGAAAAACtgagcaaagaaaagaaacaagctgAAAGAGAAGCTCGGGTTTTCAGTAAAAGATCGATGGAAAAATCTCAGTTTTCTGcttcaaagaaattgaagaaataccAGGATCGTTTTACCTCAACTACTGGGTATTCGGGTAGAAAGCGAGGTTTTCAACGTACTAATCCAAGACCTTCCACTCTATCAGTGACCAGTGTTGGCAGTGTTGGCACCCCTAAGCTGAGATGCCAATACTGTAATAAAACTCACTTTGGTGAATGTCGATTAAAGAGCGGGGCTTGTTACCGATGTGGTTCTTTTGATCATTTCCTCAAAGATTGTCCAGAAATGGGTGAAAAAGAAGCTGAACAGACATCGAGGCTGAGTAATCTAGTTTCGAGGGGTAGGCCACCTCGACCATCTGGTGATGTCGGTGGTAGTCGATGA